Proteins encoded by one window of Melanotaenia boesemani isolate fMelBoe1 chromosome 10, fMelBoe1.pri, whole genome shotgun sequence:
- the LOC121647803 gene encoding small VCP/p97-interacting protein, which produces MGMCLPCLGGAADEVVVTPDPETRRQQLAEAAEKRQKETAYRGVKNPEAVERKRKKQEEIEKQAMTTSVSGGGGLKWQVG; this is translated from the exons ATGGGGATGTGCTTACCGTGCCTTGGAGGAGCGGCGGACGAAGTTGTTGTCACTCCAGACCCT GAAACGAGGAGACAGCAACTGGCCGAAGCTGCTgagaagagacaaaaagag ACGGCATACAGGGGAGTTAAAAATCCAGAAGCGgttgaaagaaaaaggaaaaaacaagaagagaTTGAGAAGCAGGCGATGACCACCTCAGTGTCAGGAGGTGGAGGGTTAAAG tggCAGGTGGGCTAA